In the Deferribacter desulfuricans SSM1 genome, AGTAACCTCGATATCCTCTATATCCATCCTTCTTTAAAAGATATAAATATGAACTGTTAGGATAAATATAAACCGGCGAATAAAACTGTCTCCCGTTCAAAATCACCATTTTTCCACTTAAAAAAACACTAACAACCCCATTGATATTTAAAATTAACCTACCTGAACTATCCTTAATTGATAGATTACCTTTTATTTTAGTTGATTTCCCTTTGAATAATCTTACCCTAATATCTGGAGCACCTTTAATATTTACAGGTGGCAATTCAAACTTTTTCTTAGGGGATACTAATGGTTTCTTTGTATATCTTTCCACGAAAAATGATGCTGTATAACGAAAGCGTCCAAAGGGGTAATATTGTAAATAAAGCTTAAAATATTCTAAAGCTTTTTTTTCATCTCCAAAGTCATTGTAAAGCAGTGCTAATTTGTATAAGGCTGTTTCACCTTGTGGTAAATCAGGAAATTTTCTAAAAATTTCTTCATATATTTTTGCAGCTTCTTCAGGTTTATCCATGTAATGAGCAAAAAGTGTTGCCTTTTGAAGTAAAGCATCAGAAACTATATACCTGTTATTCGTTGTCTCAAGAGCAGTCTCAAAGAACTCTAATGCATCAAGATATTTGCCCACTTCAACATAGTATTTCCCCTCGGCAATGGATTGCCTTGCAAAAAGGATATCAGATACATTTGGATTATTATTTTCTGCATAAACAAATGAAACGAGTATAAAAATTAAAACTACTAACTTACTGCAAAATCTGAACATTTATCTCATACTCACTAAATTTTACTACCTTATAATTCGGTCTGCTATTAATTGAAGCTGCCAAGTATAACGCCTTTTCTGGATACTCAACTATCAAAGTGTTCATCCCTTGTTCATTAACTGATAATACCCAACTTACATACTGAATAAAGTTTTTAAACTGCATCATCTGCTGCATATCATTAACATTTGTCAAAACAACACGAATTTTTTTAGCAGAACCTTTAATTTTATTAACTATTGTACTAATCAACTCATTTGAAACTTTTCCACTCATATCTTCTATCATTTTATATGTAGCATCTTCAACAGTAGGCCCCATACCTCTACCAGAAATATAGCCACTAGCTAAGATCACCCGTTGGCCATTCCTATTTGTAATCAATCTATAAACTAATCTACCTGTTACAATATTGTAAGGTAAACTAACACCATAGCCCACATTTTTACCTTCACGAGCAGTTAAAGTTGTAGTAATTTTACCCACAAGCATAACATTTGATAAATATTGATATGCCAAGTTTCTTATCATAAGAAAATTATTTGTTCTTAAAGCTGTGTCCAATTGACTAACAGAAAAAGTGCTACCTGATGCAATATCTATCACTTCATAACCTTGAACTGATAATTCATTAATCAATTTTTCACTTAAAGGGTTAGATTCTTCTACTCTTCCATCAGGCATTACAAGTGGTAAAATTACTGAAATTGCTGTATTTCTTGAAATAGCTCCCAAAGCTTCTTTTGCTTTATTTGGCACTATAAAAGCCGAAATTTGAACCCAATAAACACCTTGATTTTGCCCTTCTTTAAGAATTTGAAACCCTTTTATAACCCCTTGAGTTTCAGATTTTATCGCTTCATCAACCAAAACAGCATTCTGTACAACACTTTGAGCTTTAACCTTTACACCCGCAGCTTGCTCCAAAGCAGACCACTTTGCTCTTGCTATAGCCTGCAATCTTGCTGTTTGAATATCGTTATTTACTATTTCTGCTTCTCCATAAGACTGAACAAAAATACCCTGCTCACCCATTGCAAACAAAAAAATAGGAAATAATAAAAACAAAAAAACAATAATTTTCTTCATAACTTACCCTCAACTAATAGCTTTAATTAACAGAAAGTAGGGCAAAAACCCTACTTTAATACAAATACTACTTTAGCACCTTCTAAGAAATTCGTTTTCTGATTAGATGAAAAAATAGCAGTGGCATCATCACCAGATACTTTTACATCAGTAAACTTCACTACACCAACAGCCTTTACAACCAGAGGATTTCTAACCCCCCTTTCTGAAAGTATGGCTTTTGCCTTACCAATTTCGTTGGTGTAATCACCACACCCTCTTTGTGCTAAAATATCTTCTGCTATCTTGGTAGGGTCATATATTATTTCACCTTTTTCATTCAAAATTCTATTTATTAATGCTGGTCTAAAGTTTGTGCCAGTAGTATCAACAATTAATCCATCATAAACCTGTGGAGCTGGAGGTACAATCTGAGGTTGAAATACTGGAGCAGGTGGAACTGCATTAAAGATAGCTTGTCTAGCATTTGGATCCTGAAACATTGTAGTAACAAAAGATTTTGTGCCCACCTCTAAACAAACATAGCCAACACCCTGGCTCATATCATAATATCTTCCACACTCTCTAGCTCCTTGTAAAAAGCCTTGAACAGTTGACCTTATAACATCATTTACTAACAAACCATTTTGAACAGTTGTATCGCCTGCAACAGTAACACCCTGAATAACCTCTAATAAATCTCTCTGAGCCACAACCTTTGCAGCTCTTAATGCTGCATATCTTCTCTGTCCAGCCTCTGATTCACCTATAACTCTAATATATCCAGTTGCAAATGCAGCTTGAGGATTTGTTATTGGTTGTGGCAATGGTGGCATTCCACCCATCATCTGAGGCTGTTGCTGCATCATTTGAGGGTTATATTGACCACCTCCATAAGGTTGCTGCATAGGTTGTTGCATCATCTGGCCGCCATATTGTCCAGGCTGTTGCATCATTTGCTGATTATAAGGTTGATTATAATTAGGAGCCTGTTGATTATATGGAGCTGGTTGCTGATACGATGGATTATACGGTTGATTATATGGTTGATTATATGTCTGTGCAAAAACAGACAAACTAAACAGCATAAATATAAACAATAATATAGCAAACACAAATTTATTTAATTTCATAACCGCCTCCTTAATAAACATTTAAAGTCTGTCTCAATACTCTAATTGCCAACAGAGCTTCAGCACCATCAACATTATCATCTGGTCTAAATTCACCCGACAATTCTGTTTCCATCAAGCCTCTTGTAACCACATTCATTACAGCATTAAACCATGGTGCTGTAGGGCTAACATCTGGATAAGGTGAATTTTCCTGCCCAAAATACTTTCTTGGTAATGATTCATCACCAGTTAATTTAACCAATACATCTTCTAAAATAAGTGCAAACTCTTTACGCTTTAAAGGTCTATTTGGGAAAAACAAATAAGCTTTTGTAGTTTCATCATATATTGGAGAAAGCCCTCTTATATTCCATTTAAGTATTGTTTCAATCTCTGGCCTAAATGGATGGTTTAAAATATCAGCAGGGATAAACTCTGGTTTCATTTTTGCAATTTGTGATTTTACAGGTATACGCCCTTCCATAATCTTTTCGATTCTAAGTTCATCCACTAAAAGTGCAGCAAAATCTGCTCTTGAAACCTCATCTTTTACAGCAATCTTTTTACCTACATCACCTACAGTAATTCCAGCCATAGCTCTAACAATTTTGTCAGTTTTCTTCCACATTTCATTTGCAGGAGCATGCCATTTACTTTGTCTTGACATATTCAAAACATTTGCAAAAGAATCCCTTGCTTTTTGAAACTCTTCACCCTTGAGATAAGCGACACCCATAAAATATTCTAGAGCCTCAGGCCCTTGATAATAAGGTAACTTGTTAAAATTAACATCTTTTTCTATACTTTTAGCATCATCATAAAAATCTTTTGCTTTATCTAACCAATCCTCAACACGCAGTTCGGTGTAAGTTCTAATTCCTGTAACATAATAAATATATTTTTGATCTTTATTTTTTGCATATTTTTTCGCTTTCTTTAAACTTTCAAGGCTTCTATCTACCCAAACCTGTTTTTCACCCATATCTGTCTTACTATTAGCTATCATTGCCAAAGTTAAAGATTTTCCTGCATAACCAGGAGAATATTTCGGATCACATTGAATTGAACGCTCAAATTTCATATTTGCATTGTTGATATCACCTTTTTCAACCAATTCCATCCCAGTAAAATAGTTATGCTCTGGATTGTCTGTTGGTGAATTACAAACAGTTTTAGGTTTAGAACAACTAACAAACATAAATGCAACAACTACACTTAAAACCAATAATAATTTTCTTCTCATTTTATTACCTCCTAAAATAATTTATCCATTAATCCTTGGCCAGCCAACTTAGCCCTTTGAACCAAAGTGCCAATTTTAAGCCTTTTTTTATGTTGCTCATCCCCCTCTATTTTTACCCAACACTGATTTTCATCAACCTGATCAGAAACTATTAATTCCACAGGTATTTTTGCTTTGCTACAAGTATGAGTACCTTTGAAAGGATCTCTAATTTCCATAAAATCATAAGCTACCAATTTTTGCCCCGGTTTAATACCGTTTGCCCTACCAAGATTAACCAGAGCCACCTGCTTATTTCCTCTCAATTGAATTATATAACCTTTTACGGCAAACAATTGTGACAATTCAGGTTTTATATCCAAAGCAGCCTCACCCATAGCTTTTTTAGCTGCAGTAATTATCAACTCTGGATTAAAATTTGGTTGTTTTCCTGCAAGTTCTCTACCTTTTACCTTTTTAGATGCAATAATTCTACCTGTGGCAACATCTATGATTTTTACAGTCATTTCTACATTTACATTCCATCCCTCTGTAGTAGCTTCTAAAATAGATAAAGCAAGATTTGCTAACGCATTATCTGATTTCTTCTTTTTAGAAGGTGGTACATACTCTGCTTTAATATTATCAACAGAACCAGTGATAATATAACTAACACCAGCAATTTTACCTAATTGAACTAATGTATTGGGATCTGCGACATTCATCTGAAAACCTTGTTCTTGCATGACCTGTTGAATATTAGCTCTTGTAAAAACCTCTACACCACCCATATTTACAACAATATCTTCAACAGCACTTTGTGCATACGCTCCTATATTAGGTGATATCTGTCTCATAAATGTATTTATATCTTTTGAATATTTAACTTTTGTTTTGCTAGCTCCAACATAACCAACCCCAACAGCACCAGGTGCAACAACAGCTCCAGCAACACCCCCCTCTACATGAGTCCTAGTACCTTGACCTCTAATAGCTGTATTTGAACCTGTCATTTTTCCAAAAGTAGTATTATTCTGAAAATCTACTACCGCTACTCTTAGCTGCCTTGTTTCATACTGAGCTCTGCAAACTTGAGGAACCTGAACCTGCTCTGTGTCAGCAGGCACTATCGATAAAGCCATAGGATCAACCTTTGGGGTACCACAAGAAACAAGAAAAACAACAATTGATACAATAAGAAAACTAAAACCAATCCTTTTCATAACCCACTCCCTCTTTTTATATCTTTCATTCTATTATATAATATAGTATAACACATTATATCATAAAAAAATATTTTTTTATAAAAATTTTTTTGGAGTCAATTATGAATGAAAAGTCACTTTGGAAATTCTTAGAAAAACATTTAAATGCTATTTACTCCGGCGATTTTAAAACCTATGAAGAAACCTCTCATAAAGATCTCACACTATACGAATGGTTTGTAGCTCCCCATAGAATAGAAGGATTAAGTTTTCATAAGTTTATGATGGAAAATAACTGGGCGAGTACTCATGATGGTTTTAATATTCATCTCACAAATAAAAAAGCTCAAGTTTATAATGATACTGCTATTCTTACTTATACATTAATTATTTCATACAAGAATGAAGGAAAGATAGAGCATAAGGTCGTAAATGAAACAAGAGTGGTAATAAAATTCGGCAACACACTAAAAGTAGTCCATGTACATAAAAGCCCTGGAAAATAAAAAAAGAGGAGATAAAACTCCTCTATCTATTTATTTAATTATACGCACTTTCTCCATGCTGTGATAAATCAAGGCCTTCAACTTCCTCCTCTACACCAACCCTTAAACCAAAAATAACATCTGCTAATTTACCTATTAGGAAAGTGCCTATTCCAACAAATAAAATTGTAACTAAAATTCCAACAATTTGGACTATAAATTGCTTTATATTTCCATAAAATAAACCTTTTCCATTTATTGAAACAAATAGACCAGTCATTAAAGCTCCTATTAGACCACCTACTCCATGAACACCAATAACATCTAAAGAGTCATCATACCCAAGTTTAAATTTTAGTTGAATTGCATAAAAACAAATAAACCCACCCATAATGCCTATCAGCAATGCAATTGGCGGTATTACATAACCAGCAGCATTTGTAATTGAAGCTAAACCTGCAATTATACCTGAGCATATTCCTAAAAAACTTGGTTTTGAATTTTTCATTTCTAAAAACATCCAGACAGCCCCACCAGCAGCACCTGCTACAAAAGTATTTATAAATGCATAATAAGCCACATTATTTACAGCTAAAGCACTACCAGCATTAAAACCAAACCAACCAAACCATAATAAACCAGTACCTATACCTGTCAAAACAAGATTATGTGGAATAAATTGCTTTTGAGGATAACCTTTCCTTGGCCCCACCATTAAAATCAAAACCAAAGAAGCAACTGCAGAAGAAAGATGAACTACTAACCCACCTGCAAAATCTAAAACACCCATATTTGCCAAAAAACCATTTTCACCCCAAACAAAGTGTGCTAATGGAGCATATATAAAAATCAACCATAAAGAGATAATAAATACATAACTGCTAAATTTAAACCTTTCAACAATTGCACCACTAAATAGTGCAATAGTAATAATTGCAAACATTCCTTGGAAAAAAGAAAATACTGATTCAGGGATTGTTCCATGCACATCAGTCATCAAATCTTTACCTAAAAAAAGATACTTCATACTACCAACGAAAGAATTACCTCCAGGTCCAAAAGCAATTGTGTGTCCAATTAAGAACCACAACACTCCAACTACTGTCATTGAAACAAAACTAAAAGACATTGTAGATAAAACGTTCTTACCTCTCACCATACCACCGTAAAAGATCGATAAAGCTGGTATCATCAACAAAACCAAAATAGAAGAAATAATAACCCATAAGGTATCCGCACTATTCACTTTACCATTAAAAGCATAAACATTGTGTGTTAAAAAAAGTATTGAAGTTATAAAAAACAATCTCATACGTACCTCCATTGCAAAATAATTCACATTTCTTGCAATAATTCTGCCAAAAAAAGATTAGCATAGAAAAAAATTTTTTATTCTAAACAAATTCTTTTTTACTCATTAATAAATACTTTTAACATCTTATTATTAAATAGAAATTTATTTACTGAATTATTGATATTTCTTTATTAACTCCCCAATCAAAAAACAACATATTTTACTCACTAAAGATTAAAAATTAATCACATTTGATTAATTTTTGTGCAAATCAATACTCACCCTTTGCTGGAACAATACAAATAAATTCAAAATCCTCTTCCCCAGCATTTAAAAATTGATGTTCAATATTATTTGGGACAAAAGCTATCGACCCTTTTTCTACTTTATACTCTTTTCCATCCATATATAAAATCCCTTGTCCACCAATCACATAATTAATATGTGGCCAATCATGTATATGCCTTGGTGTTTTTCCTCCCTTTTCAATTCTAAAAACTCTCATTACATAATCATCCCAGCCTTCATCTTTTCCAATTGCTACTTTTTTAAATACCTTTTCAGCTTCTTTCATATTCATTGCTATTTCTTCCTTATCCTTTAAATGACCAACAAACATTTTAACCCCCTTTTTTCATTAAAAATGTAGTATATTCTTCACCATAAAAACTTTTAATCACCTCAAACCCTTGATTACAATAAATCTTCCTTACTTCATAATTTTCTTCTATAGGTATACCTGATAAAATAAGAAATCCTTTTTTATTTTCCATCCATTTTAAAATATACTCCTTTAAATTAATGATGATATCAAAATAGATATTTGCAATTATAATATCATAATTACCTTTAATAGCCCTTTCATTAGAACATATAACAAAACAGTTTTTAACATCATTTATTGCTACATTTTCTTTAAAATTCCTACATGCATCAAAAGATATATCATAACCAACTACTTTTTTTGCACCTAAAATGCTAGCATAAATGCTCAAAATACCTGTACCAGAACCAATATCTAAGACAGATTTATTATTGAAATCAATATAATCCATAAATTTTAAGCAACTTAAAGTGGTCTCATGCTCACCACTGCCAAAAGAAGATACTTTTATCTTTATATCTTTCTTCAAATTAAGTACTTTTATAAAATTCATATAGAAGCTTTTAACAATAAAAAATTAAAATGCAACAAATAACTTTATAACACTGTTATTAAATTTAACACAACTAAATTAACTTTGACTTAGCTAAAAAATGATAATATTTAATTAAAAACTTAATTGGGGGGTTAATATGGCCTTACAAAAGAAAGAAAAATATAACGTAGCAATTGTTGGTGCTACAGGAGCAGTTGGACAAGTATTTTTACAAATTTTAGAAGAAAGAAATTTCCCAATTGATGAATTAAGATTACTTGCATCAAGTAGATCAGCTGGCAAGAAAGTAAAATTTAAAGGGGAAGAGTATACAGTTCAGGAATTAACTCATGACAGTTTTGAAGGGATAGATATTGCTCTTTTTTCCGCTGGAGGTGGAAGAAGTAAAGAGTTTGCTCCATCTGCAGTGAAAGCTGGCGCAGTGGTAATAGATAATAGTTCAGCTTTTAGAATGGACAAAGATGTTCCGTTGGTTGTTCCTGAAGTCAACCCTGATGATGCTTTTAAACATAATGGAATAATTGCAAACCCAAACTGTACTACTATTATTATGGTCGTAGCATTAAAACCTCTTCATAACTATGGGAAAATCAGAAGGGTGGTAGTTTCATCATACCAATCAGCTTCTGGAGCAGGTGCTAAAGCAATGCAAGAGTTGATGGATCAAACAAAAGCTTGGGCAAATGGAGAACCACTCAAAGTAGAAGCTTTTCAACATCAGTTGCTTTTTAATGTAATACCACACATAGATGTTTTTATGGAAAATGGTTACACTAGAGAAGAGATGAAAATGTACAACGAAACAAAAAAAATCATGGGTGATGATTCTATTGAAGTAACTGCAACCTGTGTAAGAGTTCCAGTTTTGACAGCACATTCAGAAGCTGTAACAGTAGAAACAGAAAAGAAAATAACAGTAGAAAAGGCAAAAGAGCTTTTTAGTAATGCTCAGGGTATACAGGTATTAGACAACCCAGAGAAAAATGAGTATCCAATGCCACTTTTTGTATCAGGTAAAGACGATTGTTATGTAGGTAGAATCCGCGAAGATATTTCAAAAGAGAATTCTCTAAACTTCTGGGTAGTAGGTGACCAATTAAGAAAAGGTGCTGCCCTTAACGCTGTCCAAATAGCAGAATTACTTATTTCAAAATAACAATATGGGAGCTTTACGCTCCCATTTTCTATATTTTTAAAAAATGAGGCTGTTGTACAATAAATTATGTTTTGCTAACAAAGTAGTTTTGAGATTGCTTCCCCCGCCATTAAACTTCAAATATTTAAAATTATATATGCAAATGCTATACACACAAAAAGTTTTAAACTCAAAAATTACTGCTAAATGGCGGGGTCTCAATGACCCAAAAATGCCGTCATTGCTAGCGTCTGCGAAGCAATCTGAGATGATTAAGCAATTATTATTGTGCAACACCCTAAAAATATATTACCCTAATCTAACAAAAGCATTCATTTTCTTTTCATAACCAATAGTTGATGATGGTCCATGCCCTGGATACACTGTGACATCATCATCTAATACATACAGTTTATTTTTTATACTGTTTGCTAATGTATTAAAATCTGCATAAGGGAAATCTGTCCTACCAACTGAATCTTTAAAAAGGGTGTCACCGGTAAAAACGACCTTTGCCTCACCAAGATATAGAGATACACCTCCAGGGGAGTGCCCTGGTGTATGCAAAACTTTTAATTTAATATCTCCAAAATCTAATAATTGATTATCTTCTAAATAATTATCGATATTGCTTGATTTTATACCAAAGATACCGAACATCGAAGCATGTTCAACCGCATTTTTTAATAAAAACTCATCACCTTCATGCATATACAGAGGGATATTGTATTCACTCTTTAAATCTTCAATAGCACCAACATGATCGAAATGCCCATGGGTATTAACAATAGCTAATGGTTTTAACCCATTTGAATCGATAAAACTTTTTATTTTCTCAAAATCACTACCTGGATCAATAATAATTGCATCTTTGTTTTTTGAAATTATATAGCAATTTACATATAAATCACCCACAATAACCACATCGATTTTCATCTCACACCTCACTGTAAAATTATTGTTACTGGACCATTATTTAAAATATCCAATTTCATACTTGCAGCAAACACACCTGTTTTTATTTTATCATCACCTAAAACTTTCTTACATTCCTCTACAAATTTTTCATAAAACTCTCTTGCTAATTCAGGTTCCATCGCTCCAGTAAAATCAGGCCTTCTCCCCTTTTTTACAACCCCTGCCAACGTAAATTGGCTAACAATCATCATCTCACCATCTATATCTTTTACACTTAGACTCATTTTACCATTTTCATCACTAAAAATCCTCAAATTTGTACACTTATCAGCAAACCATTTTATTTTATCATAATCATCACCTTTCTCAGCACAAAAAAGCACCAAAACCCCTTTATCTATCTTAGAATAAACATCATCATCTATAAAAACCTTACAACTATCCACTCTTTGAACAACACACTTCACCTCAACACCTCTTTAAAATTTATTTTAAAAACCTGTAACACAACTAAATAAAATATAACAGTCAATAATATTATCAATAAAACATGCACTCCTTTATGGTATAAATACAAAACAAATATACTCATCAAAAAGTTGGATAAAATAATTTTTAATATATACCAATTATATTTCGAGAAAAAATCTTTAAAACTGTACAACTTCTTTTGTGAAATTAATTTAACATAAATTATTGTTCCAATAAATGCAGATAATGACGAAGCCAGTGCAATACCCGAATGCTTAAAAGGCTTTAGTAATAATAGTGAAAAAATAATATTAGAGATAAGCAAAATTGCTGAAATTTTTACAGGAGTTTTAGTATCTAATATAGAATGAAAAATTTTTGTAAAAGTCATATTTAAAGAAAAAAATAGCAACCCCAAAGAATACATTTTCAATGCATTTGCAGTATTTATAGTATCATTAATGTTAAATTGATTTCTTTGAAATACAATTCTTATAATATCGTCTGAAAGTAAAATTAAGCCTAATGATGCAGGTAATATTATTAGAAATATAGATAATATAGATTTTGAAATAATCTCAAAACGTCTAATTGAATCGTTTTTACTCAACTCTGTCAATGAAACAGTGCCTATAGTAACTGAAAATAGCCCAAAGGGAAATTGAAAAAGTCTATTTGCATAATAAAGATAAGATATACTTCCAAAAGGTAAATAGGAAGCTAACACTCTACCAACCAAAAAATTTAACTGATTTATCCCAACACCAAAGATAGATGGAACAATTAATAAAAATGTCTTTTTCACATCAGTAATAGATTCCTTATCAAAGCTAAATTTAAATCCAAACCTGCAAGAAAATAACAAAATATATCCAAGCTGTATTAAACCACCAAAAAAAACACCCCAAGCCAAAAAGTAAATATTTTTAGAATATATATATGATAAATAAATTGAAGTAATCATAGCTAAATTAAGCAGTGCAGTAGATGAATAAGGTATAAAATAACTACCCCTCAAATTTAAAAAAGATGAAAAAAGTGCCGAAATACTTACAAATAGCAAATAAGGCATAACAATGATCAAAATGTTTGACGCAACACCTATTACTTCTTTATCCTCTATAAAACCAGGCATAAAAAGTAAAATAATCTTATCTGAAAACAAAGAAAAAATAATTATAAAAATTACAATAATAATAGAAAGATAAATGACCATGTTAGAAAGATAGCTATAGCCTTCATACTCGCTCTTTTTTAATTTACTCCCCAAAATAGGGACAAAAGCCGAAGATAAAGCACCTTCTGCAAACAATGCTCTAAAAAGATTAGGAATTGCAAAAGCTACAAAGAAAGCATCAGTGAGTGCTGTAGCACCAAATACAGCAGCAATAAATATATCTCTTAAAAAACCCAAAATCCTGCTTGTAAAAACACCAAAAGCAGAACGAATTACACTACCTAAAAAACCTCTCACAGTGGCACCATCAAAATTTAATCTCAATTACTTTTATATATTTAACAAAAAATAACAACCTTTTTCTAGATTATCACATTATTTTAGAAAGTGTTACAAAATAATTAACCATATCAAATTAAATAAAATTTTAACTTTACTATACTTTTTCATTAGGTTATAATGATTAATAAGTTAGCTTGTAACTTTTCTAAAACTATGGAGGTTAGACTATGACAAAGTCCCAATTAATCGAAATTATCACAGAGAAATATCCAAAACTAACAAAAAAACAAATTGAATTTATTGTAAATGGTGTTTTTAATACAATTAAAGAGGCTCTAAAAAATGGTGAACCTGTTGAAATAAGAGGGTTTGGAAGTTTTAAAATTCGTCAAAAAGAAGCGAAAGTTGGTAGAAACCCTAAAACTGGAGAAACTGTACAAATTCCTGCTAAAAAAGTTCCTTATTTTAAACCAGGAAAAGAGATTAAAGAACAATTAATAGAAAAACCTGCTGATAAATAAAATAATTAAGCTTACGAAATACTGTTTTATCATAATGATGCTGTTGCACAATAGATTAATTTTTTGATATCAATATAGTTATGAGGTTGCTTCCCCAGCCATTAAGTTTCAAATATTTAAAATTATATATGCAAATACTATACACACAAAAAGTTTTAAGCTTAAAATTTACTACTAAATGGCTGGGTCGCAATGACCTCAAGATGTCGTCATTGCGAGCGTCAGCGAAGCAATCTGAAGTACTTATGCAATTATTATTTTCTAAAACTCTTATAATATAAATCGAAAGTCTTTTTTAGATGGATGTTGCCACAAAAAAGTGGCAGCATTTCTTAAAGTA is a window encoding:
- a CDS encoding flagellar assembly protein T N-terminal domain-containing protein — protein: MKKIIVFLFLLFPIFLFAMGEQGIFVQSYGEAEIVNNDIQTARLQAIARAKWSALEQAAGVKVKAQSVVQNAVLVDEAIKSETQGVIKGFQILKEGQNQGVYWVQISAFIVPNKAKEALGAISRNTAISVILPLVMPDGRVEESNPLSEKLINELSVQGYEVIDIASGSTFSVSQLDTALRTNNFLMIRNLAYQYLSNVMLVGKITTTLTAREGKNVGYGVSLPYNIVTGRLVYRLITNRNGQRVILASGYISGRGMGPTVEDATYKMIEDMSGKVSNELISTIVNKIKGSAKKIRVVLTNVNDMQQMMQFKNFIQYVSWVLSVNEQGMNTLIVEYPEKALYLAASINSRPNYKVVKFSEYEINVQILQ
- a CDS encoding S-layer homology domain-containing protein, with translation MRRKLLLVLSVVVAFMFVSCSKPKTVCNSPTDNPEHNYFTGMELVEKGDINNANMKFERSIQCDPKYSPGYAGKSLTLAMIANSKTDMGEKQVWVDRSLESLKKAKKYAKNKDQKYIYYVTGIRTYTELRVEDWLDKAKDFYDDAKSIEKDVNFNKLPYYQGPEALEYFMGVAYLKGEEFQKARDSFANVLNMSRQSKWHAPANEMWKKTDKIVRAMAGITVGDVGKKIAVKDEVSRADFAALLVDELRIEKIMEGRIPVKSQIAKMKPEFIPADILNHPFRPEIETILKWNIRGLSPIYDETTKAYLFFPNRPLKRKEFALILEDVLVKLTGDESLPRKYFGQENSPYPDVSPTAPWFNAVMNVVTRGLMETELSGEFRPDDNVDGAEALLAIRVLRQTLNVY
- a CDS encoding CsgG/HfaB family protein; amino-acid sequence: MKRIGFSFLIVSIVVFLVSCGTPKVDPMALSIVPADTEQVQVPQVCRAQYETRQLRVAVVDFQNNTTFGKMTGSNTAIRGQGTRTHVEGGVAGAVVAPGAVGVGYVGASKTKVKYSKDINTFMRQISPNIGAYAQSAVEDIVVNMGGVEVFTRANIQQVMQEQGFQMNVADPNTLVQLGKIAGVSYIITGSVDNIKAEYVPPSKKKKSDNALANLALSILEATTEGWNVNVEMTVKIIDVATGRIIASKKVKGRELAGKQPNFNPELIITAAKKAMGEAALDIKPELSQLFAVKGYIIQLRGNKQVALVNLGRANGIKPGQKLVAYDFMEIRDPFKGTHTCSKAKIPVELIVSDQVDENQCWVKIEGDEQHKKRLKIGTLVQRAKLAGQGLMDKLF
- a CDS encoding nuclear transport factor 2 family protein, whose translation is MNEKSLWKFLEKHLNAIYSGDFKTYEETSHKDLTLYEWFVAPHRIEGLSFHKFMMENNWASTHDGFNIHLTNKKAQVYNDTAILTYTLIISYKNEGKIEHKVVNETRVVIKFGNTLKVVHVHKSPGK
- a CDS encoding ammonium transporter — protein: MRLFFITSILFLTHNVYAFNGKVNSADTLWVIISSILVLLMIPALSIFYGGMVRGKNVLSTMSFSFVSMTVVGVLWFLIGHTIAFGPGGNSFVGSMKYLFLGKDLMTDVHGTIPESVFSFFQGMFAIITIALFSGAIVERFKFSSYVFIISLWLIFIYAPLAHFVWGENGFLANMGVLDFAGGLVVHLSSAVASLVLILMVGPRKGYPQKQFIPHNLVLTGIGTGLLWFGWFGFNAGSALAVNNVAYYAFINTFVAGAAGGAVWMFLEMKNSKPSFLGICSGIIAGLASITNAAGYVIPPIALLIGIMGGFICFYAIQLKFKLGYDDSLDVIGVHGVGGLIGALMTGLFVSINGKGLFYGNIKQFIVQIVGILVTILFVGIGTFLIGKLADVIFGLRVGVEEEVEGLDLSQHGESAYN
- a CDS encoding cupin domain-containing protein; its protein translation is MFVGHLKDKEEIAMNMKEAEKVFKKVAIGKDEGWDDYVMRVFRIEKGGKTPRHIHDWPHINYVIGGQGILYMDGKEYKVEKGSIAFVPNNIEHQFLNAGEEDFEFICIVPAKGEY
- a CDS encoding 50S ribosomal protein L11 methyltransferase, with product MNFIKVLNLKKDIKIKVSSFGSGEHETTLSCLKFMDYIDFNNKSVLDIGSGTGILSIYASILGAKKVVGYDISFDACRNFKENVAINDVKNCFVICSNERAIKGNYDIIIANIYFDIIINLKEYILKWMENKKGFLILSGIPIEENYEVRKIYCNQGFEVIKSFYGEEYTTFLMKKGG
- a CDS encoding aspartate-semialdehyde dehydrogenase, translating into MALQKKEKYNVAIVGATGAVGQVFLQILEERNFPIDELRLLASSRSAGKKVKFKGEEYTVQELTHDSFEGIDIALFSAGGGRSKEFAPSAVKAGAVVIDNSSAFRMDKDVPLVVPEVNPDDAFKHNGIIANPNCTTIIMVVALKPLHNYGKIRRVVVSSYQSASGAGAKAMQELMDQTKAWANGEPLKVEAFQHQLLFNVIPHIDVFMENGYTREEMKMYNETKKIMGDDSIEVTATCVRVPVLTAHSEAVTVETEKKITVEKAKELFSNAQGIQVLDNPEKNEYPMPLFVSGKDDCYVGRIREDISKENSLNFWVVGDQLRKGAALNAVQIAELLISK